The following proteins are encoded in a genomic region of Nicotiana sylvestris chromosome 4, ASM39365v2, whole genome shotgun sequence:
- the LOC104249027 gene encoding uncharacterized protein encodes MWGISKCCDKIYTVAEGGSGYCSKKKDDLCNEETGRALSMSRLKCILRGLDLKTYIFLFVLIPTCVWGIYVHGQKITYFLRPLWEKPPKPFNEMPHYYHENVSMENLCKLHGWGIREYPRRVFDAVLFNNEVDMLTIRWKELYPYITEFVLLESNSTFTGLPKPSYFANHRDQFEFVESRLTYGQIPGRFRRGENPFVEEAYQRLALDYLLKQAGIQDDDLLIMSDVDEIPSRHTINLLRWCDDIPSVLHLRLKNYLYSFEFLVDNDSWRASVHRYQSGKTRYAHYRQSDVILADSGWHCSFCFRHVSEFIFKMKAYSHFDRVRFSYFLNPKRVQKVICNGDDLFDMLPEEYTFREIIGKMGPIPHSYSAVHLPAYLLENAEKYKFMLPGNCLRESG; translated from the exons ATGTGGGGTATTTCTAAATGTTGTGACAAAATTTACACGGTTGCAGAAGGGGGATCTGGTTATTGTTCCAAGAAGAAGGATGATTTGTGTAATGAG GAAACTGGACGAGCCTTGAGCATGTCGAGACTAAAATGTATTTTGCGTGGCTTGGATCTTAAAACATATATCTTTCTCTTTGTGTTGATACCAACTTGTGTCTGGGGTATATACGTACATGGGCAGAAAATCACTTACTTTCTACGGCCTTTATGGGAAAAACCACCAAAGCCATTTAATGAAATGCCTCACTATTATCATGAGAATGTGTCAATGGAGAATCTCTGTAAACTTCATGGCTGGGGAATTCGTGAGTACCCGAGGCGTGTATTTGATGCAGTGTTGTTCAATAATGAGGTTGACATGCTTACTATACGGTGGAAGGAGTTGTACCCTTATATTACAGAATTTGTTTTACTTGAATCGAATTCAACGTTCACTGGGTTGCCAAAGCCTTCTTACTTTGCTAATCACAGAGATCAGTTTGAATTCGTTGAGTCAAGATTGACGTATGGACAAATTCCTGGGAGATTTAGAAGAGGAGAGAACCCTTTTGTTGAGGAGGCTTATCAAAGGCTTGCATTGGATTATCTTCTAAAACAAGCAGGTATTCAGGATGATGACTTGTTGATAATGTCAGATGTCGATGAGATACCTAGTAGACATACAATCAATCTCTTGAGGTGGTGTGATGACATACCTTCAGTTCTTCATCTTCGGTTGAAGAATTATCTTTACTCCTTTGAGTTCCTTGTGGATAATGATAGCTGGAGAGCTTCTGTCCATCGCTACCAATCGGGTAAGACAAGATATGCTCATTACCGACAGTCAGACGTCATATTGGCAGACTCAGGGTGGCATTGTAGCTTTTGCTTCCGCCATGTAAgtgaatttatttttaaaatgaaaGCCTACAGCCATTTTGACAGGGTCAGATTTTCGTATTTTCTCAACCCTAAGAGAGTACAAAAGGTTATCTGCAATGGGGATGATTTATTTGATATGCTACCAGAGGAGTATACATTCAGGGAAATCATTGGCAAAATGGGACCTATTCCCCACTCTTATTCAGCTGTTCACCTACCGGCTTATCTTTTGGAAAATGCAGAAAAGTATAAGTTTATGTTGCCGGGTAATTGCTTGAGAGAAAGTGGGTGA